The genomic region TTCGCAGCGCCGGCACGTTCGCCATTCTCGCCGACCGCACCGCGCCGGTGATCGCCAATGTCACCCCGACCGGCAAGTCCTCCCTGAAGGAGCGTCGTCCGACGATCCGCTTCGAGGTCTCCGACAATCTCTCCGGCATCGGTTCCGACGAGGATCTGCGGCTGACCGTGGATGGCCGGTGGGTACCGGTGGAATTTGATCCCGATCTGCGCGCCGCCAAGGCCCGTCCCCGCTGGCCCCTTGATCCCGGCACACATTCCGTCGAGATTGTGGCCCGCGACCGTTGTGGAAACGAGGCCCGTTTCACTCGTACGCTGACGATTCGGAAATAGGACCGGAATGTTCCCTCTGCACGATGACAACCCGACCCAGCGGGCGCCGATTCTCACCTATGCGCTGATCGCGGCGAATGTGATCGTGTTCCTCTATCAATTCCTGCAGCCCGATCAGGGGGAACGGATCGCGATTCAGTTTGGCTTCATTCCGGCGGAGCTGACGCACGGCGTTGAATTGACCCCGCAGGCCTACTTCCCGGCGCTGGGCACGATCTTTACCAGCATGTTTCTGCACGGCAGTTGGATGCACCTGATCGGCAACATGCTCTACCTGTGGATCTTCGGGAACAACATCGAAGATCTGCTCGGGCCGATCTGGTTTCTCATCTTCTACTTGCTGTCGGGGGTTGGCGCGGTCATGCTCTTTGTGGCCACCGGACCCAACACCACCGTGCCGCTGGTGGGGGCCTCGGGGGCGATCTCCGGGGTGCTCGGGCTTTATGCCGTCAAGTTCCCCAGGGCGCGGGTGCTGACTGCGATTGTCTTCGGCTTCTTCATCCGCATGGTCTGGATTCCGGCCATGATGGTGCTGGGGCTCTGGTTCCTGATGCAGTTGCTGTTCGCGTTTGCCTCGGCTGGCACGGAATCCTCCGGCGGCGTGGCCTACATGGCCCATGTCGGCGGCTTCCTCGTCGGCCTGCTGGCGGCGTTGGTGGTGCGTGGCCCCCGGAGGGCCTGGACACGCGACGAATGGCAATAGCATTTCCGCGCCCGTGACTTCTGACCGTTCCCCTCTGTCTTTTTCCGCCGGAGCGCTTATCTTACTTGGTTTCGAGGTGGATTA from bacterium harbors:
- a CDS encoding rhomboid family intramembrane serine protease encodes the protein MFPLHDDNPTQRAPILTYALIAANVIVFLYQFLQPDQGERIAIQFGFIPAELTHGVELTPQAYFPALGTIFTSMFLHGSWMHLIGNMLYLWIFGNNIEDLLGPIWFLIFYLLSGVGAVMLFVATGPNTTVPLVGASGAISGVLGLYAVKFPRARVLTAIVFGFFIRMVWIPAMMVLGLWFLMQLLFAFASAGTESSGGVAYMAHVGGFLVGLLAALVVRGPRRAWTRDEWQ